In a genomic window of Melitaea cinxia chromosome 25, ilMelCinx1.1, whole genome shotgun sequence:
- the LOC123666052 gene encoding protein artemis-like, producing MKSSFHGKIVEIPGIYADNFENAEHQNARAYFLSHYHTDHIQGLHSRELLDVLIRNNVIIYSTELTAAIIDDDKNDDRIMQCVRGLKMGPNLITLPSIPGYNTPEFCLTVTLIPAGHCAGSTMFLFSTETMNILFTGDFRINNNDLPKYKLLHHNDEPIKINTLYVDTTFLNTKYDYFPKRSESVAKMLYEMKKWLNSDETNAIALHTSAKYGYEFVFNEIYKNLDVKVSVGAERWRFYSTIPHLVPGVTNEETKIHLCRKYLTNQILPLKNPLQSVQGYTKIKIKTDEIWKPTMDEEWVNRFRQPYNPAWMDYCDPYHCNDYHKLACGLNRKTMRFKWFQSACHVILNNKCAKYRGSLKYDVIETKYCMQYVKHLRSRCELECPDNLDPVCGISGFDNHVVLFRNDCAFERANCRSGLLEEYEKVDIKVCSYYLNI from the exons ATGAAGAGTTCGTTTCACGGTAAAATCGTCGAAATACCTGGTATATACGCGGATAATTTCGAAAATGCTGAACATCAGAACGCGAGAgcttattttttaagtcattatCACACCGACCATATACAAGGCTTGCATTCCCGAGAGTTGTTAGATGTTTTAATTCGGAATAATGTGATAATTTACTCAACAGAGCTAACTGCTGCTATTATAGATGATGATAAAAATGACGACAGAATTATGCAATGCGTTAGAGGTTTGAAAATGG GTCCAAACCTAATAACCTTGCCGAGTATACCAGGGTACAACACACCAGAATTCTGCTTAACTGTGACATTGATACCGGCTGGACACTGTGCGGGCTCTACTATGTTCCTATTCTCAACGGAAACGATGAACATATTATTCACAGGTGACTTCCGTATCAACAACAATGACTTACCGAAGTATAAACTCTTGCATCACAATGACGAACcgattaaaattaataccttGTATGTAGATACTACGTTTCTCAATACGAAGTACGATTATTTTCCAAAAAGGAGTGAGAGTGTGGCTAAAATGTtgtatgaaatgaaaaaatggTTGAATTCAGATGAGACAAATGCAATCGCTTTACATACATCAGCTAAATATGGCTATGAGTTTGTCTTCAATGAGATATACAAGAATTTGGATGTAAAAGTGTCTGTCGGTGCTGAGAGATGGCGTTTTTATAG CACAATTCCGCACTTAGTACCAGGTGTGACAAACGAAGAAACGAAAATACATCTATGTAGGAA GTATTTGACGAATCAAATACTGCCTCTTAAGAACCCACTACAGTCGGTTCAAGGGTACACC aagattaaaataaaaacagatgaAATATGGAAACCCACGATGGATGAAGAATGGGTGAATCGCTTCAGACAACCATACAACCCAGCGTGGATGGACTATTGCGACCCTTACCACTGCAATGACTACCACAAGTTAGCATGCGGCCTGAACAGAAAGACGATGAGATTTAAATGGTTCCAGAGCGCCTGTCACGTCATTCTGAACAATAAGTGCGCGAAATACCGAGGCAGTTTGA AATACGATGTGATCGAGACAAAGTACTGTATGCAATATGTGAAGCACTTAAGGTCTAGGTGTGAACTAGAATGTCCAGACAATTTAGACCCGGTGTGTGGGATCAGCGGTTTTGATAATCACGTAGTTTTGTTTAGAAATGACTGCGCTTTTGAACGTGCAAACTGCAGGAGCGGACTTTTAGAAG aatatGAAAAAGTAGACATCAAAGtttgtagttattatttaaatatttaa